From the genome of Strix uralensis isolate ZFMK-TIS-50842 chromosome 6, bStrUra1, whole genome shotgun sequence:
TGTTGTTGTCATTGAATAATGGACTACTATACTTCTATACTTGTGACTCAAATTCTTCATCAAGAGTACAGTCAATTCCAAGCTGCTAGGAGGTAATGCAGATTGAAGATAAGCAAATGGTTGCAGGCCAGTTTACTTGGTGAAAGATGGCTAATGTTCATTGGAATTCAGTTATTAACCCACATCCCCATTAAACTGGTGCTTTGGAAGATAAATGTATGATTGACGTGTTTCATCTGATTAAAATAACACTTCTGAATCTGTGGCCCTAGAGCACATTTTCTGTTTCCCTTAAGTAGCTCCTCTTCTACTGTTATTCTTGTTCCTCTGTGCTCCTCACTCCTTTTTCTCCCATCCTGCTGTTACGGGTCGCCTCAGGAACTGGAATACAAAACTAAGTTACGAATAATCctgcaaataaatgtttcttggttcgtgtttgggttttggtttgttgttttttttaacaccatCAAACTGTGAAACCTTTCTGCTGAATTATGTGTTTACAAGGAGCGGGAAATACAGTTTTACCTATTAGCAGCTGATGTGCCGATATATACTTAATTTTATAATGAGGGGTGAGCAGTGGATAGTTTTAGCATGCTAGCAGGTCAGGCTTAATGTCAGAGAGAAGCGATGGTTCCCTCTGTGCTGTGGGATCTCCTTGCTTGTTACGAGAGAAGCCTAAGCATACACACTGTAACATGAAAGTGAGGTTCTTCGTTAGTTGTGCAGTTCACTGATGCAATCAAGCCAGTCTTAGGACATGCCATCCCCTCCAGTTCCTCTGTCGCTGTTCCAGCTGTGTGGTCCGGTCCCTTCTGCTCCCTTGGACCAGCTCACTGTGCAGCTGAGTGACTGCAAAAGCTACACGCTTGCTGCCTTTGAAGGATTATTGGTGTATTAGGGTTTTGGCATGTTGGCCAGGTGAATCAGCTAGAGTGAATTGTCTCCAGGTTATccaaaaaaattataaactgaCTTGACAATAATCATGAGAATGTCTTTTAAAGGTGATTTCAAGCAATTGAAGCGAAGCTAAAATCAGACCCGAAACAGTAATTTGTGGTGGGTTTAGCTTCATACGTGTGCTGTATCTTGCAGGTGAGGATGAACAATCTACTGAGATGGCTGCAAGGTGGGAAGATGAGAAGGTGACGGAAGCTGCCTCAGATGGTTTTGTTGCTATTAAAATCGACACCAAAAGGTTTGGTCCTATTCTAATTCTGTCTCTTGTATAATCTTTTGTTGATGATGATGAGAGTAAGAGGTTTTTGAAGTCCTCACCCTGATTTGGAGGTTGTCTAAATACAAGATTCCAGAGCATAAATGAATTCAGTACTCCCGAAGCCACTAGATCCTGAGAAAattccaaattttaaaatttactgttgCGTTCTGCAGAATATTGTATTTCAGTACTAGTAAAAGAATGATTGAGGTTGTCCTTTTTCAACGGGAAGAGACACAAAAGTTACATAAAAAAGCTGGAGTCAAAATGCAAATACTCTTGAGGCAGTTCTTGATTTGCCAAGCTACATAATGAATTTAAAAACTTTCATGAATACAGAAAGATAAAGATCTGTAAAGCCCCAGAGAAAACGCGTTTTTCTCTGTTGTAACATAGAGTAGCATTTAAGTTCCTGGGTAAATTACTCAGctatttttgttatgtttaagTGTTCCAGTCCATGTGCAGAAAGTGCATTGACATTTCCCAAAGTGGTATTATTTTGAAATGCTCTATAGACATTTTATTAGACTTACTATATTATATGCACTCAGTAGACTAGATGTCATTTTCCTGAATTGCTTCTTAGCACTGTTTTCCTAAATCTTATATAGTCAACTGTGATAATCAGGGATTGTCACCATGTCAACACTTATGCAAAATGTTGATGAGAAGATGCAATgcaaattttctttcagtgttctCTCAAGTATTTAAATAGTTTTGTGTGTGGTAGTAGGACAGTTATTTTTATGATGAAAGACTTAATCTGAAGTTGTTGCGAAGTGATTGCTCCTCCTAAATGAATCTTTTCTTTCAAACAGTGAAGCATGCCTGCAGTTTTCTCAAATTTGTATCCTTTGAGATCAGTTTAGATGCTACATTATGATTACAGATAATTGTTCTTTACAAGTGAATACTGTTCTTAAGACACATATTTACAAGCAACgttattaaaaatacttcttatGGCACAAAAATATGCAATAAACTGTAGTTAAAAGGCACCATCTATGTATTCAACTTACTGTCAGTTCTTGGAGAAAGTGTACAAGCTGGGTTTTTTAAGGTTAATCCTATGTAATTCTCCAAATAGAAAATTATCCAAAgctttatgtaaaaaaaataacccaTTGGTATTACTAATCAGcattagaaaacaaacaagcaatgCTTTAAATTATTAACTGGAGTTCAGAgttagaggaggaagaagtaGTAGTGGACTGGGTTCTATCAGACACAGGTGTGAAGTTAGGTCAACATCTGCCTACCTTCAGTAGGTCGCTGCATATAGCTCAGGAATTTTGAAAGGGAATTCAGTACCTTAACTTGGATTTTCTTAATGCTGTGAAGAATTCATTATTGTCTCCATAAGATGTTGTCTCACactaaaacaaaatctttcaagTCAAAGCATAATTGGTTGTCGGATACGTGTAtattggagaaaaatattttggcttaaaccgtttcaaagaaaagaagaaatactgatCAGTTGTATGTAATGATTTCCAGCGCTTTTgttagtgcctttttttttttttttcttcctcccttggCACTGACTACTGGTAACCAGGGGGAGATACTGGGCTAGAAGTTTCTGTAGGAAGGGCTTTGGCGTTTACTTTTCAAGTTACTTTATAAACTTGTGTTGTTTGCCCTTAACTGTTGCTGTACAGATCCTGTAGTGTGCGTTCCATCCAGTTTTTTTATAGGAGACAACGGAATCCCTTTGGAAGTAATCGCTGGCAGCGTTTCTGTTGAAGAGCTTGTTAGCAGAATCCATAAAGTTAAACAGGTAACGCTTGCAAACAGACGGGATCTTTCAGAGTGAGTTGGGTGTGCTCACATGCTCAAGACAGGAGATGTCCCTGGCCCTTCACGTGTGCCTTGAGGAGTTATGAATTATTGGTTCTATATCCTTCCAACATCAACATCTGTGAACTTACATTCAGTACACAAATTGAACGGGTTTGAAAGCACTACGCAGAAGTGCTacgttggtttttttgtttcacagattGTTATAGATCATCTGTGTAACACCTACAGTATTGAAGAAATATGCTAAGAACTCCAAACTGGAATGACATACCGATTACTCTTCCAGTTCATATGTGGTTTTGTAACACTGTTTTGTAATGTGGATTTATAAAATTATGCTGTGGAACATAATATAAATGTAGAATGTTTTATTACTTTGATTTTAAGTGTAAGACTAAAATCAGACAAAATATGAAATGTATGATTGCATCATACTCAACAATATGTGGTAATtctagttttatattttaaataggaCTGATTCTTCAAAAATAGTTTAGTCTTAACCTGTGAACCTGTGGAAAACATTCAGAAGTTTCCTAGTCtcgggtttttttccccaatttcttAGATGCACACAGTAAAAGGGCAGCCTTTGGAAAATGGAAGTCAGCCATCtgctccctgttcctcctctcaaTCCGATGGTGCTTCAGAAAATGCACAATCCAGAGCAGCAGAGTTTTGTGACTCTCCCGAGTCTGTTACACCTGAGACACTAAGAGCTTCTGCTGGTAATGTATTTTTATGCAAATGCTAGCTAATTTGCTTTTGaaatggttttccttttcttaagtTGTTATATGATGGTACCTAAAAGGCAATATATTGAGTGGACTTGAGGGAGAACTTTGCTATCCCAGAATGCTTCTTGCAAGTCTAGAAGGAAGAACAACTTCTCATTCTGCTcaattttaatgagaaatctATGGTTGTATAACACAACAAAAGTTGTGCACACTTTGAAGTAggattcaattaaaaaaagtttctccAGGTTAGAAACCTGAAACCAAATTGGTGGTGGTACAGGGGAAGTCTAAACAGCAAAACCTTATATCTCCTTAAGATATCCTAGTTACTGTCAATTATGACTAAcaatcagcatattttttttaatgataaaaatacacctcttatttttgtcttctgcattACTTTCTTGTAAATCACTTAAAGATGGAGCAAATTCAGGTCAAGCAAGCCAGGAAGCAACTAATTCTTTAGGTGAACAAGTGAGTGATGCTCAGCCTGCGAATGATCTTACACTCAAAGTAGAAAGGTAAGTCATGTTTTGCAGACTTTCTACTGTATTGTACTTTTTTCTCAGGAGGCAGTTTTCTGTGtggttggaggttttttttgaaCAAACAGGCTTAATTACAGGATTTGGATGCTCATTGTTATCTGGCAAGCATTTATGTGGTCTTGTTTTTGCTTAGATGTCTGTGACAACTCTAGGGTTGATACAAAAACAGCTTTCAATTTTCATGTTTCATGTACTCTGAAAGAAAGGGGTAATCTGGAAAACTATAAATCTTCACCTCTGATATAACTTAAATGCAGACAATATGTTTGCCGCAAATTTTTGAATGAGTTAAAACATTGATCCGAAAGCACTTGAAACTAGGTTTTGTACAGAGCTTTTTCTTGTCTATTTGATGACCATTTGTAGTCCAGGCATATTGGAAAAGCCAGAGGAATCCTGTTCTGAGACACTTGTTTTAATCAGTGGGCAGAAATGAGGTCTGATGAGCGATGCTAGTTCTAGTATTTTAAAGTATGGTGACCACAGCATCTGATTCAGCACATGGTTCAttcattaaattgtttttaagtaCAAGATTTGGTGTATAAAATTGTTCTTTAGCATCTGTAAGACTGATACTATTGGTAATACCCTATCTAAAACCAGTGACACATACTTAGTAATTAGGATTATTTATActgctaaaatacatttttaaagtttttcacatttagtttcagttttctttgaaagatGTTGGACAATAAGTATAATTTTTACTACTGGTAAGAAAATGCAGTCAGTATTTTACTGTAAGTACCAAAGttgttgtttaaaatatgcattaaTCTTAAGTTATATCATAATTGCATATATCTACAGCACTTCTTTCAGTGAAAAACCAAGGCAAAGCTCTGTGGTAATtaccattttcttctttaaaaagcaaaacagctaccacacaaacaaaatttttctGATTATCTGACTTCTCATGTTGTTTGGTCTTGCCTGCCCTTTCCCCAAACTTAAAATATGTTGTAAATGATGGTGTTTTTTTAAGTCAATTCTTATTCTAAGGCACCTTTCTGGATAGATGAGACAGATGCATGTGCATCTGTGTCAGTGCTATATATTATTGGCTTTCCATCTTAGGAAGTGATGTGCAGAAGAAACCAGATGGCTTAAATAGCTAAGAAGAGATTGAGATTTAGTGTTTCTGTTACCACAGATCATAAATAGTATTTGCTTATTTTATGTCTTACAAGTTGGTTCAACAGTAAGATGTAAGATTCTTCATTTACTGAGCAGAAAAGGACAGAAGGAATATGTTAGGACTCTATTAATAATAAAGTTGGGAACTTGGTGGTGAATCACCAGCTTTTATGGGTGGTACACCCGCATGTGAATGAGTCATTGCTGTTACACTAGGTTATCAGTGCTGTGTTCCAGTTCGTGTTCATTTTCATGTGTTCCGTTCTTCTGCAAGTGTTTGCAAATgcttcattaaaatttaaaaatgttactcACAGATACTGCAATTCTAAGATTTTTCACTTTATTCTTAAATTCAGAATAACAAAAAAGCTTGAAGAAAGAcgagaagagaaaaggaaagaagaagaacaggtaacacaaaaaatgtaaaaccacttgcaatttttttttataccctTAGTTGAATAAATGCTTAATTCCTTTCTAAACAAATGTACTTCAATCTTGTCTTACTCTTGTCCAAGGCAATTTCATGGTCTAATTTTTGTGTCTGTtgttttattcagaaagaaattaagaaagaaattgaaCGGAGAAAAACTGGTAAAGAAATGTTGGAGTACAAAAGACGACAGGAAGAAGAGTTGACAAAACGTATGTTAgaggaaaggaacagagaaaaggcagaagagaaggctGCTAGAGAGCGTATAAGACAACAGATTGCAATGGTAAATTTTTCATCGTGGAGGGTAGCTTGCCGCTTCTCTCTCACAAGGGCTACCCATGTACTGAAATGATATATTTTCTCATTTGGTGAAACTTCAAAAGATTGTCCATTTTCTGTTTGGAATCCTGTGGCCTTGTATTGTAATAATTGCTGTGTTTGGGGTTTATGTAGCATTTCCTGTGTATAAAATGAAGCTTCTGTTTTCATATTCATGATATTTTCTATCTGGATGAACATATCAACTTTTCTGTCTTGTTGCTTGAGTCCAGTAGAGAATTatcatttaaacataaaaataattgcaatttaAGCATAGTTCTGTGACAGAAGCACGGGGAATATTTAATTGTGGAACATGCGGAAGAACATTGATCTCAAAATGGTGGTGAGGATTATTTTCTAAGTCTGTATATATGGATATAAACAGTTTGTAAGAATTGAAATCCCTCCTCATTATTAGGTTTTGGCCTAGAACACTTAGAACTGTAATCATGTAACTTTTCATaagattttttccctttatcttcCCTGGAGTGTTAAACTtgcctgggaagatcatctaTTCACAACTGTTTGCTTTGAAGAGTGTGTTGTCTTGGCTAATGACATGAGCCTGTGCAGTTTGGCAGTGAATAATTCTTTGCAGCAATACTGTCTTTTTTCCATATGGCCTGCTTATATCTGTGTAGTTGGGTGCCAAGTACAGATCGTAGCTCTCTGTTTTAATGAATATTAAGCTCCAATTTATGGTAAAAATTGAGATTTCTGTTTTGTCCTTTCACAGGATCGTGCTGAGAGAGCAGCTCGCTTTGCAAAAtcaaaggaagaagcagaagctgcaaaagctgcagctcttcaggcTAAACAGGctgaaatagaggccagaaaagaagCGTCTCA
Proteins encoded in this window:
- the UBXN4 gene encoding UBX domain-containing protein 4, translated to MMWFGGSIPAAIAAAKQRSSVFVVFVSGEDEQSTEMAARWEDEKVTEAASDGFVAIKIDTKSEACLQFSQIYPVVCVPSSFFIGDNGIPLEVIAGSVSVEELVSRIHKVKQMHTVKGQPLENGSQPSAPCSSSQSDGASENAQSRAAEFCDSPESVTPETLRASADGANSGQASQEATNSLGEQVSDAQPANDLTLKVERITKKLEERREEKRKEEEQKEIKKEIERRKTGKEMLEYKRRQEEELTKRMLEERNREKAEEKAARERIRQQIAMDRAERAARFAKSKEEAEAAKAAALQAKQAEIEARKEASQKERSAIARIQFRLPDGSSFTNQFPSEARLEEARQFAAQTVGNAYGNFSLATMFPRREFTKEDYGKKLLELELAPSASVVLLPAGRPATSVVQASGGDLWKFLGTILYPLLAVWRFISNFLFTSPPPSQSTVRSAHQQDHSNPSASSNVEQSRQAVRKRVVEKRGEDFKKEGKIYRLRTQDDGEDENNTWNGNSTQQM